One Actinomycetota bacterium genomic region harbors:
- a CDS encoding diaminopimelate epimerase: MEGFEFSKLTGQGNDFILIDSVKKEYSFTESQIKKMCDRHFGIGADGVIIVRKSVSADLFMDYYNSDGTIAEMCGNGIRCMARFAFEKKLVQKEEILIETRAGLKRIKLQLLTDGKVGLIEADMGSPIFDNEKIPVIPEDAEEPELPLKNKDTGNFYGEFKAEKNLFFERKFYISEKLYELNCLSMGNPHCVIFISESEQLEEIDLRKIGPEIENFPIFPRKTNVEFIKIISDNEISMRVWERGCGETLACGTGACASVSAAIILNKVKPGEVVVNLTGGRLFISWTGKKQDSVFLKGKTDYIFDGKYFFDNIV, encoded by the coding sequence ATGGAAGGATTTGAGTTTTCAAAGCTGACAGGCCAGGGGAATGATTTCATTCTTATTGATTCTGTTAAAAAAGAATATTCTTTTACGGAAAGTCAGATAAAAAAAATGTGTGACAGGCATTTCGGCATCGGGGCTGACGGTGTGATAATTGTCAGAAAATCAGTTTCTGCTGATTTGTTCATGGATTATTATAATAGTGACGGCACAATTGCCGAGATGTGCGGGAATGGTATCAGATGTATGGCAAGATTTGCTTTTGAGAAAAAGCTGGTTCAGAAGGAAGAAATTCTTATAGAAACAAGAGCTGGCCTGAAAAGAATAAAACTTCAGCTTCTGACAGACGGCAAAGTCGGGCTTATTGAAGCTGATATGGGCTCTCCGATATTTGATAATGAAAAAATTCCCGTGATCCCTGAAGATGCTGAAGAACCGGAACTGCCTTTGAAAAATAAAGACACCGGTAATTTTTATGGAGAGTTTAAAGCGGAAAAAAATCTGTTTTTTGAAAGAAAATTCTATATATCCGAAAAATTATATGAGTTGAACTGTCTTTCCATGGGTAATCCCCACTGTGTAATATTTATCTCTGAATCCGAGCAGCTTGAAGAAATTGATTTAAGAAAAATTGGCCCGGAAATAGAAAATTTTCCGATTTTTCCCAGAAAAACCAATGTGGAATTTATAAAAATCATATCAGACAATGAAATATCAATGCGTGTATGGGAAAGAGGATGCGGTGAAACCCTTGCCTGCGGGACAGGAGCCTGCGCGTCTGTTTCAGCAGCAATCATCCTCAATAAGGTAAAACCGGGGGAGGTAGTCGTAAATCTTACTGGTGGAAGATTGTTTATAAGCTGGACAGGGAAAAAACAGGACAGCGTTTTTCTC